Proteins from a genomic interval of Quercus robur chromosome 9, dhQueRobu3.1, whole genome shotgun sequence:
- the LOC126698709 gene encoding two-component response regulator 24-like, with product MGAAVDHVTPMGMSGGSAEGNDKSEGQRFSCKSKLTALVADNGGVCRAIQTALLRSYGVDTEAVETGEAAVELIASGATFNLIIIEMLLPFMNGPETAKQIRAMGAESKILGITAFFDERDQQEFLAAGADDFIEKPLSPEIVIPIIRELDN from the exons ATGGGAGCAGCAGTTGATCATGTTACCCCCATGGGCATGAGTGGAGGCTCAGCTGAAGGGAATGACAAGAGCGAAGGGCAGCGCTTTTCCTGCAAAAGCAAGCTGACAGCGCTTGTGGCGGATAATGGAGGAGTATGCCGTGCCATACAGACTGCGCTCCTACGTTCCTATGGTGTGGACACAGAAGCTGTAGAGACTGGGGAGGCTGCAGTGGAGCTCATTGCCTCTGGagcaactttcaatctcatTATCATTGAGATGCTTCTGCCTTTCATGAATGGCCCTGAG ACTGCTAAGCAGATTCGTGCCATGGGTGCCGAAAGCAAGATTTTGGGGATCACTGCATTTTTTGATGAAAGGGACCAACAAGAATTTCTTGCTGCTGGTGCAGACGATTTCATTGAAAAGCCATTGTCACCAGAAATTGTGATCCCAATCATAAGGGAGCTCGACAACTAG